aagatggataacaaatcccagcctcgccagcagtACCCACATCCAAGGAGCATAAAGCAACACCCTTCACCTTGCTACCTCAATCTAAGCCCAGCtgtgtggtacattggtgccctgcccggccctgagctcagcacattctccaccatttatgaataagcggtctcccaattaaaatcgtgatgaggaggaatttcttcccttgaAGGTTCCATcggatttagaattcacttacccggcagtcagtggagtctgggtcattgaatatattcaacgctggTTTCGACCGACTTTTTATTTAGGAGGGAAAGAAGACTTACTGTTCtctggcgggaaattggaattacagccatggtcagatcagccattatggtattgaatgcagaacatgatctatgggctgaatggcctactcccacttttatttctaaagaccttatcATCATAGGTGAAAGGTAaagtgttgcatctcttgcacttgcatacaaaggagctgcgggcaagcaaaccagatcttgggtgtgaCAGAAGATGAATActgatattttgttcgcgattttagttggacatggtggaaatggaggaggatgatgtgctgAAGGTGGAGGCagttggaatggaaagtgagaataagtgaattaatctcATGGTTCTAGATGGTAGGAAagcggtgaggacagtcactcgggtgatggaacagatgcagctgaggcctctgcaaaattaatgtgaggaatgcacggttaatgtgaaatgaagagactacaAAAGCTCTGGTATGGAATATGGCctcgttgggacaaacagaaggatgaggaaactgagagaatggaagttattatttatgcaaagtggagttggaggaagtgtggtcaagatacgttgggacaaacagaaggatgaggaaactgagacaatggaagttattatttacacAAACTGCAGTTGGAGGAAGTGTTGTCCAGATCACTGTGGAAGTTGGCGGATTATAATGAATATTGATGCAGTGTCCGTTCACTTAAATTGAGAGAGGGAATTCGTCGAAGAGAAGTGAACTGTCACAGGTGGACCGTTTTCAGGTGAAGGAGGTACAGATTTTAAATGCAATTTTGATTAAAGTTTCGAACTCGATGTGAAAGAAGGGGTTGACACAAAAACAATCATTGATGTATtggataaagaggtggaaaagggaaaaATGTAGGTCGGACTGTGTGACGGACAGAACGATATTGACAATCCTACCATTGTGTCCCGTTCCAGGCACcgaactttgaggaacaatgtgtcgTTTTCACAGCGGTTGTAGAAAATATTCAAGAGAAAATGCCAGGgctgacagatgttttatgccgatagattagagaatcggggttgttctccttaaagaggaaattgagagaaagTTTGATATAGAGTTTTTCCAAACCATGGCGGTTTAAAcggagtagacacagagaaaccgctctcattggcagaagtgccgaaaaccaaaggacacaggtgGAACGGATTCTCAATAGAAtccatggcgacatgaggaaaacgtatTTTTGCACAGaacgtgtttaggatatgaaatgaactacctgagagtatggtgaaggcagattcaatcagaagcgaattgaataaacaactgaagagaaaaaacaatgtaggtcagtgatgagcagatgtgggagtgagattagctgagctgccagtgcagagagctgacacagtcaagacagactaaatggccaactgctgtgttgcaagcattctatgttcctttttgtttgaatatatgaattgttgaacgtaaTTGCACAGATCTGAGAGCATCCAAAGTATAGGCAAACATCCCCTTGAGGCTTCTCTGATGTTTGGACCTTAATTTCTGaacagtcatgcagagtgaaggccatcactaaaacaacatgagatcCAAAGATGGGGCTCATGATTTATGTAGGAATTCCTTGATTTCTATttcacacagcttccagttatgattatttgcttattgtgatcagatttgtccagtattgggggtggggttgggtccaattcaattttcgtggaaaatatattccatcaagagGTAATTAGCGCAACTGTCACAATCTGTTTgttcaagattaagaaaaactgtttgaacaattttgcaacctcagtatccccttggcgatccgggaggctataaagttaatgcactgggaatgtgtcagctcagaatgtacttcagagatattacctgcagcacgaacagaacgatcactccaagcagaaaatgcatcgACCAATgcaatgggtgaggaacatattctatgtgatccttgctataattggagttcctggtaaggatctttaaccaatgaagttttgtaaatctgtgtatgagctggtttcttccatgacCATGGGCATaaaaatattacatgagatcgaacggttacagttacacagacacacattcaataatataattgcatcaatttcctgaattatcagtgcagttttaatctgttgtctcaactgtttccagctcaaggcactctgcattgtaaagttattgaattatgtggaatgttgtgttctgtagaatcagagATCAAagtaggaaaatctcagaggggaaggagtaCAGCAGTTATCTGTTAATGTCGAACTATActgtgtgtgtgcactaactggagtgtagcacctgacctcagcgatcatgtattactgggagtctcTTTCACTCTGGAATTGCACTGACTGTGGCTGACTAAATGGTGTGGACCACGTTACACTAGGGACCATGTATTTCTTGgattatctgtcattgtattcagtgcgggtccccatcttattcTTACACGAAGTAGAGTTGGTAACATcattatcaggtgctgattaatttccttcccgagcacggcCCAGAGAAGCCTTTGGTCATGAGTGACTGCAATAATAaacaatcctcttcaatattatgaaAAACATTGATGACTATGACCTGTTAATAAACATGTTAgcgatcttacagcacagaaactgggcattcggcacaactagatcGCGACTGTCTTCCTGTTCTATATGAAGACATTACAGCTCAACTAATCCTGTCAGCATATCCGTCCAATCCTGCTCTCTCATGTACTGACCTCGCTTCTTCAGTTTTTCTTCCATTACAACTAcaccaagaggtctcaattccacgttctcagcactcaGAGTAAATAGGtccctcttgaattccatcgtgaatttattgatgaccgtcttattttgaggaaatgcagAACTAGTCACCAGCAAAGGCGGAAATATCAAATCTACGTTTTCACTCTCTAACCCCCATATAATTttgaaggcctctattagttcaacaggcATCATTCTCTGAACGACAGAATAGAGCCACAGCATATCCTAataattataatctctcagttatggtattatttttgaGAGGAATATGGGAACCTGATGGTTACTCTGGATATTGctcatcatgtgtagtccagaagagtaccaattatttatgtgttcaatcaccaccattataataggttattataacacttttctgttaatgatattcctgtagaaatgaaatcccgtgctgtgatcacatttgcattgactcagtaaatcctcttttcaatttaactcatttatacatcagaggaaatagtccaagacgtatgtgtgcctccaatccgagggactggttcgagtcagggaggaatttcttcgactccagggagtgattcgagtctgGGATCGGTTCTTacagtgggagtggttggagaccggatGCAGGTCTCCAATCTACCCTTTTTTGGCGCCTCATTGCGATGTTTAACTTGCTGGCCAGCGTCTGGTGAACGGGGTGCTGTAcctccccgtccaggatttgttaaatctggaagtgctggtgttgaaggcaggttggggtcatggacccgatcccAATCCACAcaattttggtgctaaaatccttcctgggttgagaagcggagaatgtttttcagtaatttacagccatttctcccttctctcctttacagttaatttagtgtcaattgtgatcctgtccaagggaaattgcggactctccagctgcaccacccgccatctggtggccatgtcaacggcagaTCTACTAGTCATTATCACTGATATCATACTCCGGAAAAtgaatgattattatttcccattaaatttcctggacctcacctctgtgtgtcgctctcgttatttcgtgatccgtgcagccatcgactgttccgtctggttcaccatcgctttcacatttgatcgatttgtcgccatttgttgccagaagctgaaatcaaaatattgcaccaggaaaactgccacTGTCGTTCTATCAACAAccagcattctgctctgtctaaaaaatattcccacctactttagatataaacctAGACGGGTAATCAACAATGTAGAATGGCGTTGCTctaataagcgaagctattttactgaccctcgatggattggatttagaatgtttgaaaaagctttaacaccattattacCATTCATTTTAATACTGTTGTTGAACGTTCTGacattcagacacattttagtgaccagtcgagttcgtcagagactgaggggtcagagcaagaaagataatcacagtgactctgaaatggagagaagaaggaagtctatgatcttactcttcaccatatctggcagtttcatatttctgtggttgctGTATATGCTAATTATTTTTGGTATGGGtgatttcttagatgatgattcttactaTATTCTTGAAaatgtcgcatatatgctgcgtaatttaaattgctgtacaaacacatttatttatgtggtcactcagtccgagttcagagagcagttaaagagcgcggtgaaatatgcagttacatcaattattaaattaattaataaacaaaacaactgagaccagcttaaagatccagtggttaatggacaagaggtaacCGCTAGAGGTCCAGAAGAGAATGGCCtgtaggagtaaagacaaacaaTAGTGCTGTCAGCGACGGGGGGAGgggggtcgagagcaagaggatcggaagtaaattagcagaAATCAAAAAAGAAAACGAGCAGCGAGCAAAGGGAAAGAaatgaccttcgtaaaggggtcagaagGAGAGTGTTTGCGCTCCCTAAAGAAACTGCTGTGAAAGAGGTTTGAACTGGATATTACACCGATCATTAAACAGGAACCATGTagttttaataagtatgctaactgacttgaacaATTAAATATATCTGCGGAAGAAAACATTTATCTTTAAAAACAACATTTTTCCTGATATTTCACTGGACACCTTTATTCTTAGTTGCATTGgcaccctgggaatgttgaggtgaattgtttatgaTAATTGACATTGTTGATGAGAAGATGAAACGTTGCTTGAacaactgctttgtatctacaatatttgttcacacaatgacaTGTTAACACTaggagcctaggaaataagagatgCACCTGTTTTAGCGTACACCACTCTAATTACAGAGTTGCAGTGACAGCAGACGAACCTCaggttaaactaatggaagaggtaattcaaatGATTTCATAATAAGAATCGAAATCCCAAAAGTTGGAAACTCAGAGTTTTGCTCacacagtttacaatggtgtctgtggtgtaattattctgaaacacagttcaacgtaatgtcaattcagggacaggagaacaaagggaaagcctgtgctgacaacattcaaggaatcctggccttgaaggataatAAACGTCCATATTGTCTCCAGtgctttttttgttaagtatttataacatcttgtttcataaattatactggattcacaaGTAGCCATTATTTGTAACTTGTTCGGTCAGACACAACTGAGGACCCCCATTGTGATAAattgaaaattcaaaactgagtaattttaaataaaaatgttttaagcctcaaaaccccaaatcatacaatggtgcaacttgagGCCAGACGTTGAacaaggctaaaacgaaatgactggttgtgaatttgagtggaatcttgctctgattagtctgaccaactttaaTCGTTCAAGAAAGGGAATTCCGAAGGGGAACAACCATTTATGGATCCGCAAGACCGGGGAATACGATgccatttgaattacgaggtaaaagattggtcaaaagcacAGAACGAATATCagcggaaaagaggaataatttagtattttaagcttccaagaaccatcgaatcatagaaacagggaatgtttaaggcacagaaagcggccatattgacccatcgtgtttgtgccagccgaaaaaggatcctcctattccaatcccactttccagcatttggttctcagacctgcagattatggtagccgaggtacatatccagacgccttttcaatgagttgagagctTTTGCCTCAActatcccttcaggcagtgagttccagatctgtaccaacctctgggtgaaaaatgtttttcctcatctccacttCATTTTTCTAGGAATCAGTTTATTGCCCCCTCGTTACTGACCTCCCTGCTAAAGCGAATAGAtccctcacctccactctatcccggCTGCGactgattttgtacatttcattcaaatctcccctcagccttctctgttccaaagagaatatccaatctttcctcctacctgaATTTTCCCAGTTCTGGCTACATCctcgtaaatcacctctgtaccctctccagtgcaattacatcatttctgcaATGacatgaccagaactgcatacagtactcaagttgtggcctaaccaatgagttacacagttccagcataacctctctgttcttatattctataccacaactaataaaggaaaggattccatatgccttctgaatcaCGTTATTGATCTGTCATTCTGCCTTCTGGGATCTGTCGACATTGACTCCAATGTCCTTCACtttctctgcacttctcagtattttctcttttatcgtgtactcctttgtcttgtttgacctcccaaaaacaTTACCTCGCATTTCTGTcgctggaattccatttgtcacttgtatgctcatctgaccagaccatcaatatcttccgacAGCCTCCAGCTATTCTCCTTGCTGTCTAccaaacagccaatct
This genomic interval from Heterodontus francisci isolate sHetFra1 chromosome 21, sHetFra1.hap1, whole genome shotgun sequence contains the following:
- the LOC137381212 gene encoding probable G-protein coupled receptor 139; the encoded protein is MHRPMQWVRNIFYVILAIIGVPVNLVSIVILSKGNCGLSSCTTRHLVAMSTADLLVIITDIILRKMNDYYFPLNFLDLTSVCRSRYFVIRAAIDCSVWFTIAFTFDRFVAICCQKLKSKYCTRKTATVVLSTTSILLCLKNIPTYFRYKPRRVINNVEWRCSNKRSYFTDPRWIGFRMFEKALTPLLPFILILLLNVLTFRHILVTSRVRQRLRGQSKKDNHSDSEMERRRKSMILLFTISGSFIFLWLLYMLIIFGMGDFLDDDSYYILENVAYMLRNLNCCTNTFIYVVTQSEFREQLKSAVKYAVTSIIKLINKQNN